Proteins from a single region of Verrucosispora sp. NA02020:
- a CDS encoding ATP/GTP-binding protein, protein MSALSSQPPTPTAVKIVVSGGFGVGKTTFVGAVSEIEPLVTEADLTEVSVGVDDTSVVAGKTTTTVALDFGRISLDESLLMYLFGTPGQDRFAFLWDDLVDGALGAVVLIDTRRIEDCFPAIDYFEDHHIPFLLAVNTFEATRRFALAEVREALGVADDVVLVECDARQRESVKQVLVALTEVVLAQRLARAGVGR, encoded by the coding sequence GTGTCCGCGCTCTCTAGCCAGCCGCCCACACCCACCGCGGTCAAGATCGTGGTGAGCGGGGGGTTCGGCGTCGGCAAGACCACCTTCGTCGGTGCGGTGTCGGAGATCGAGCCGCTCGTCACCGAGGCCGACCTGACCGAGGTCTCGGTGGGGGTCGACGACACCTCGGTGGTGGCCGGCAAGACCACCACCACCGTGGCCCTGGACTTCGGCCGGATCAGTCTCGACGAGTCCCTGCTGATGTACCTGTTCGGCACGCCCGGACAGGACCGGTTCGCCTTCCTCTGGGACGACCTGGTGGACGGCGCGCTGGGCGCGGTCGTGCTGATCGACACCCGGCGGATCGAGGACTGCTTCCCGGCCATCGACTACTTCGAGGACCACCACATTCCGTTCCTGCTGGCCGTCAACACGTTCGAGGCGACCCGCCGCTTCGCGCTGGCCGAGGTGCGGGAGGCGCTCGGCGTCGCGGACGACGTGGTGCTGGTGGAGTGCGACGCGCGTCAGCGGGAGTCGGTCAAGCAGGTGCTCGTCGCGCTCACCGAGGTGGTGCTGGCGCAACGCCTCGCGCGGGCCGGCGTCGGTCGCTGA
- a CDS encoding DUF742 domain-containing protein, translating to MSGAGPRLPDPRMIPYWSAAPAPVGPAPEPPPPAPESSDAEAVRPFLLTGGRTRPVQDGLRVETLLSAQPAALSAPLRFEARRIVELCQRPITVADLAVALRVPLGVTRVLVADLLSEGYLRREEQGELSVAMIERIRDRVRAL from the coding sequence GTGAGCGGTGCCGGACCGCGGCTGCCCGACCCGCGGATGATCCCGTACTGGAGCGCGGCACCGGCACCGGTCGGCCCGGCTCCCGAGCCGCCGCCGCCCGCACCGGAGTCGTCCGACGCGGAGGCGGTACGCCCGTTCCTGCTCACCGGTGGACGTACCCGCCCGGTCCAGGACGGGCTGCGGGTGGAGACGCTGCTCTCCGCCCAACCGGCGGCACTCTCCGCGCCGCTGCGTTTCGAGGCCCGCCGGATCGTCGAGTTGTGCCAGCGGCCGATCACCGTGGCCGACCTGGCGGTGGCGCTGCGGGTGCCGCTCGGCGTCACCCGGGTGCTGGTGGCAGACCTGCTCAGCGAGGGCTACCTGCGCCGTGAGGAACAGGGCGAGCTCTCCGTCGCCATGATCGAGAGGATCAGGGACCGTGTCCGCGCTCTCTAG
- a CDS encoding roadblock/LC7 domain-containing protein codes for MKVDIQSDPHQLNWLLANFVRQTDGVRDAVAVSSDGLLIAVSTGLNRGAGDQLAAIVSSMASLARTASRKYDFDGLKLIMIEMRRGFLLVSAISDGSCLGVLADGDCDLGLVGYEISLLADRFGTMLTPALISESRRVLPR; via the coding sequence GTGAAGGTTGACATCCAGAGCGATCCACACCAGTTGAACTGGCTGCTGGCGAACTTCGTCCGGCAGACGGACGGGGTGCGCGACGCGGTCGCCGTCTCGTCCGACGGGTTGCTCATCGCCGTCTCCACCGGACTCAACCGGGGTGCCGGCGACCAGCTCGCCGCGATCGTGTCCAGCATGGCCAGCCTGGCCCGGACCGCCTCCCGCAAGTACGACTTCGACGGCCTCAAACTCATCATGATCGAGATGAGGCGCGGCTTCCTGCTGGTGTCGGCGATCAGCGACGGCAGCTGCCTGGGGGTGCTCGCCGACGGCGACTGCGACCTGGGCCTGGTCGGCTACGAGATCTCGCTGCTGGCCGACCGGTTCGGCACCATGCTGACACCGGCGTTGATCTCCGAGTCGAGACGAGTGCTGCCCCGGTGA